In Nitrospira defluvii, the genomic stretch GCTCGCGTCCTGCACGGCCTGACTGTCGGCGACCATGTCACGTTCGAGATCAACGAGGACAACAAGCTCGTCAAGATCACCAAGCTGCCCACTGACCCGGCGAACTGACCGCGCCATTCTAGGGATCGGCAGCACCCCCCGACCGCAATTCTTGTATAATGCCCGGCTACAGCACGGCACTCCACGACGTGCTCCACATTGATTCAACGGGAGGCCTCATGAAACCGGGCACCGATCGCGTTGTCGTTCTGGCTGTGTTCTTCTTTGCTTCATGGTGGTCCTTGGTTCCCGTGAACGCCTGGCCGGCTGAACCGATCACCGATCCCCTGACAGGACCAATGCTGGAACAGTTCATTGAACGCTACATCCGCACCCATCCTGAAGTCATCGAACAATCCCTGCAGGCGTTGGAAAACAAACGGGCGGCTGAGGAGCAACAACGGCAGAAAGCCGCAATTGCGACCCACCAGCAGGAGTTACTCAACGATCCGAACTCCCCCATCAGCGGAAATCGAACCGGTGACATCACAGTCGTGGAATTTTTCGATTATCGCTGTGGGTATTGCAAACGAGCGGCTTCCGCGCTGACTGAGCTCCAACAACGGGATGCCGGCATTCGGGTCGTCTATAAAGACTTCCCGATTCTCGGCGAGACGTCCGAACTGGCCGCCAAAGCAGCGTTGGCCTCACATCTGCAAGGGAAACACCAGGCTTTTCATGAAGCCCTGCTGGCCACGAAAGAGGATCTTACCAAAGACCATGTGTTTCGCATCGCCAAATCGACGGGATTGGATATCGAGCGGCTCGACAGAGATCTCAATAGACCAGAGTGGCAAACGGTGATCGATCGCAACCGTAGTCTCGCGAAGACCCTCGGTATCAGCGGCACACCGGCGTTTATCGTCGGCACGGAGTTGGTACCGGGCGCCATGGATTTGAAGATGCTGGAAAACCTGGTGGCACAGGTACGCGGCAGATAACGACCAGCCTTCATGCCCGGTCCGACAGCATGGCTGTCTCAATGCTCCCAGCCCACGATCAAACCGTTCCGATATTTCCCTGGTCAAAAAACAACTGCGGGAGAGCACCTGGGCTCTCCCGCAGTCTGGTGATTAGGACCGGCGCTGCATCCTTCGGCGGCCTCCCCGTGAGGGAAAGCCGCCGTCCTCACCCTATTGGATGGGATTCGACGCGCGAGAGACAATGGGATCTCCCGCCTCGGACCCCGCCCGCTTGATCGAAGGCGCCTGCTGACTCAACGGGAGGATTCGTTGATCGTCCACAGGCAACACCTTCAATAGCCCCCATTGCCCAGATTGGGCATAGGGCAACCGCTGGTTGCTCCACACATAATCACCCGGCAGACGGAAACTTCCGCCTGCGGCAGGGATAAAGGCATCCAGCGATTCCGACGCTGAGAACTCCACGACGCTGATCTGATCGGCGCCGCGCATGAACGGCTCAATCGGCCATTCATGTTTTTCCACACTGAACATGCCATTTTGTTCATTGCTGGCACCGAACACATGGATGCGCACGGGATCTCCCGCATGCGCTTCGATGAGCGGCGTGGCAATGCTCTCCGGCTTGTCCACCGAACATGGCTGGAACACCTTGCCCAGCGTGCATCCGCTGGCTTCTCGGAACTTATAGGGTTCCGAACGGTAGTTCACGGCCGTCAGTCCCGCCGTGTTTTGCACGTAGGGCATGAAGCTCGTTCCGATGATGTTGTCTTCATCCTGGAAGAACAGCGCCACATCGCGGTAGTTCTGGCGATGTTCGTAGCCCTGAATCGTCCGATCCACAATGACATCGGCGACCCAGCTGTTCTTCGTGGAAATATCCGCGCCGGTCTTCGGATCGCGATAGGTCGCCCCCTTGGGTCCGATCACGATACCCCCGTAGAGGCCGTTGCGCGGATTGGTCATGACATTCCCCCAATCCCACACGAGAGACGCGGTCTCCCCGATGAACGGATCGGCATAGTAGGTATAGACGCGGCTCTCCCCCGGGGCGACCGTTTGCTCGCCCGGATTGTTGCCGACGTTCGCTCCCAGGGAATCCTTTGGATCAAAGGCCAGGCCCAGCGCCGAGAAGGATGCACGGCCCTGCTTCATCTTGTTGCTCAACTTCACCTTGAGACAGTCCCCGACGTTCGCGCGCAACGTCAGCGGCATCGGCTGAAGGCCGGACGCCACCGTCGCGACATCCTCATCCAAGACGTAGATCTTGGCATCAGGATTGACCATCTGGATGGTCCGCTCGAAGTCGACCTCGATGGCATCCGGGGCCTTCGGGTTCAACTTCATCGACGGGAAATCGATGGCCGACACATTGAAATTCTTCACCGGCGCATCGGCAGGACAGACCGCCGGGGCCTGAGGAATTTCGTTGCGGCCGCTGTATCCGGCAGGCAACTTCTGCAGATCCGTTACGTCCTTATCGAGGACGCGCAAGATACCCCAAGCGCCTTCCGAGAACTTGGATGAACGACCATTGAAGTGGATGTAGTCACCCGCCTGCAATCGTGGTCCGCCGGCTTGCGGCACGACCAGGTCGTATCGTTCCGCGATACCGACATGGATGGAGTTCTTCCGGTTGGCATCGCCGGCATACCGCTCGGTCAGATAGGTATGACCGGACAGGGTCCAGACCATGCTTTCGTTGGTCATCGTCTGCAGCAACCGGAACACCACGGTATCCCCCAAATAGGCTCGCACCATGGGTGTGTACGGATCGCCGTGCACGGTGCTGCTGAAGAGTTTTGACGGGTCCGGATTCGCCTTCAGGCGACCGCTGATCGGCTCCGCCCTGAAGTTGAGACTGCCACCCGTCGTATGGGTCCCGCCGTTCAGGAACGGCATGGGCGTCATCTTGATGTGGTCTGGAATCGGGAACGAGATCGTCTTTCCTGCTTCCAGGGCCACTTCCACCGGCTGCCCAGGAGGATTGCCCGCCGTCACGATATTGATCGTGTGCGGCACACTGTCGTTCAACTGCACCAGCAACTCACGGAAGCTGCCGTTCACCCCGTAGCCCACCGGCTCCGCGGTGCGGATGTCCGCCAACGGACCGCTCCGAATCGGCGCTCCGGTCTTCGGATTGTGATAGGTCGATCCGACCGGCTCAACAATCATCGTGCCGAATCCGCCGTGGCCCCAGGTAATCCGGCCCAACGCATGGTCGTGCCAGAACACGGTGCCGACATCGGAATCCACCCAGAAACGCTGCCGGACAAATTCCACCGTCACGATATCTTTTACGGGATGATCGTTCTTCAACGGCCGAACGAGTGTGATCTCGTTGCCCTTGATCGACTGGATCCGTCCCACCTCATTCCCGCCGACGTTATCCGCACCGATGAGAATCTCGATGCCCGGATGATACTGTGCGGCGTTCTTCAGGGTGATCACGCGATCGCCCTTCTTCCCCGCCTTCGTGAAGATCGTGTTCAAGGGCAAGGGCAAGCCCTTGTCCGTCTTCTTTTCCAGCATGGTGAACGGACGCACCGACTGTTCGTTCGAGAAGCCGGTGATCACGCCGTCCGACGACTGGTTGTCGAACTGCAGGAAGTGCCAATGGGTGTTGACCTTCGACGCGTGGAAATTGCCGAAATCGTCGTCGTCCCATTCGCTAGTCAACATCCAATCGACGCAATCGTAGATATTCGACCGCACGACCAACGGGAACTTGAGATCGTTGTTCTTCCGAATGGCCGCTTCCTCTTCATGCAACACATAAATCAACCCGCCCTCATCCATGATGGCCGGGGTGTCGCCTTGTTTGTCGGCAAGCATCATCGGCGTATGGATGAAGTGCACGTTGTATTTCTTCGAGCCGGCATTCTCGGGACACAGGCTCCAGCGTCCGTTCTCACCAGGCTTGGCGGGATAGGAACTCGGCTGGCCGTCCTCATCGAGATGGATCATCTCCAACCAGGGGGACGGATTGTGGCTCTTTGAGAACGGCACGCGACGACCGAAGTGCGGCTTCAAGTGTGGCCAGGAGACTTTCCCGGTCAACGGCTCGAACACGATCGGCAGCCGCTCGCCCGGATGGGCCGACTGGTAGCGTGGATTCGGCACCGTATTCTCCGGCTCGGTCATGGCGCGAGTACCCTGCCAGCTCCAGTTCAACACGCTGGCATCATAGGAGCGGGTCTGATCGCGCTCATCCTTCTTGTGGCCTGGAAGCCCCTGCGGCGGGAACTGCATGTCGACCCAGTCCTTGATGGTCACGATGGCCGGGTCGGCCTTCCAATCAGTCTTGCCCTTCTCGATGATCTTGAACTGCTTGCCGAACCAATCGACGGTCTTGCCGATCAGCTCGTCCGACGTGACACCCACCTTGATGCGGCCCTTGCGGTCCGGCAACTCCAGCAGATCCGGCATCACGTCATTGTGATTCGCACCCTGCTGAATGGTGTTGTACACACGCCAGTATCCCCACATGCCCGCGATGTAGTGATGCGCCACGTGACAGTGAAACAGGAAGTCTCCGGCCAACTGTTGGCAGAGACCGGATCCGCACTCCGTTTCCAGATCCATGGTCTCGGACGGACCGATAACTTCCACGTCGACGCGATCGGACTTCGTCCGGATCACGGGATATTTCACGGGACCGTTCTTGGCCGCATGCCACAATGGCATTTCGTCGATAGCGCGCGGACTCCGCGGCCAACGAATCGATCCGCCGTGCGGATGGTGCGAGTGGAACACTTCGGAACCACCGTGGACCAGCCGGAACTTGGCCGGGTCACCGAGGTAGCTGCGCGGAATGGTCGTGGCCGGATCGCCGAATGTATAGGCGCTGTACGCCATGGACTCATCTTCGAAGCCGAAGTATTCGTGCTGCGTCTGCATATTGTCGACGCCGAACGGCTCGCTACGGTAGTTCAACGCGCGGGCCACCGGACGATACACGTCGGTAAGCGGATCGCGCTGCGGGATGAAGTCGCCCTTCTTGTTCAATGGACGGAACGCTTCGTCGCCGACTTCATGATAGAACAGCACGAATTCCCGGAAGTCAGGGCCGCTGCCGTTCTTGATGATTGCCTGCCAGCCGCTCTTGGTCGGTTGGGGATCGCCCGTTCCCAACGGTTCGAGGTACTCAGACCCTTTTGGCTCGATCACGAAGGACCCAAAGAGGCCCATCACGGTCAACTCACGATCGTTGCTATAGGAATGGAATTGGCGGCTACCCTCCTGCTGAGTCGGGGGGATGTACCATTCCATCTCCACGGCTTTGCCCTTGGCCGCAATGCTATCGGGATTGGTGGTCGTGGCCGGCTGTCCCGTAGCCGACATGACCATGCTGGAACCATGAATGTTCAGGCTGACTTCTTCATCACCCTCCAGCTGATTGCGGAGCGTCAACTTCACGCAATCACCTTGATTGCCACGAAGGACCAGGGGCTGAATGAACTGATTCTGCAATCCGTTGGTGACGCCGCCCGGATCGTAGCCTTCCTTGTCCCGCGCCTCTTTATTCTTCGTCTCTTCGGCGCGGACCTTCTCAATGTTCTCGGTCAGCGTGTACATGTAGCCTGGATAGAAATCGAGCCACATGTTCAAGGTGATTTCCACATTGATCGCCGACACGTCGTAGGAGCGGACCGGCGCACTGGCCGGACACTTCCCGCCCATTGACGAGACGGGCTCGGCCCCGCTGTTCGACATCAACAACAAATCTTGGTTGCCGGCGCCGTACTGGTGCAGCATGTTGACGTTGTTGTACTGGCCGCCCGTCCGCTGCACTTCGGCATCATGGACCAACTGCTCGTTGATCTTGTCCATAATGCGTTGGTGCTGGCGCTCCATCATCGCGGTGCGCTCGACATGACCTTCCTGCGCATCCTCGACAATGGTCTGTCCCTTCAACTGCTCAGCCCATGCCGGTTGATTATGGGCAGCCGCATGCAGCTCCGGCGCCGCTGCCGAGGCCACTTGGAACGCCCCGGCACAGACCGATGGAAGCATGACTCCCAACAGGAGCTTCCAGGCCGCTTGGGCCCTGCGCTGACTGACTTTTTTAGGCCCGCTACGTACCGATCTCATTAGACCTACCTCCTCTTGAAACCATACAACCTCCGCACCCCACTCTCTGCCATCAACCTCGCGTCGCGCACGGTGCAGGCCCGTGAAGGCCTGCACCTCATGGAGTGGAAACACCAGGAGGCCGGTCCTTCGGTTCCCACACCCTTGATCCGCGACAAGAGCACGATGGTGCACCCATCGAATAGCCATGCGCACAAAAAGACGGCGGTACTTAGAGCAACTCTCGTTCCAGATTGCTCGAGACTGGAAACTCAAACTTTGTTGGAAATTTCAGACAGTGGCAGGGAGAACGGAAAAAGAAATGGGGCGCCGTCGCCCCATCGACAAAACGAAATCAGCGAAAATCCATTGAATTAAAAGGGGCTATCGGACTGTCCGAAACTTTTGCCCCAATGGGACATTGACGCCCCATCGAGAAGCAGAGGATAAGAGCCAAATCAGGCACCGTGAATCCCCACGGTGAGTCGTGACAGGAAACGGATCAGGAGCGTTCGCGCAGCCCGTGTTTCTTGACCATCCGCTCGATGGTCTTCCGATCAACCCCGGCCTCCCGCGCAGCCCGGCCCATGTGGCCGTCATGTCGCTTGAGGAGATCGATCAAAAAACTCCGCTCGAACGTGGTGACTGCCGCCTGCTTCGCATGTTTAAAAGAACCGGCCTCTCCCAACACCGCCTCATCGGCGACAACCTGGCGCAAGCGTTCGGGCAAATGCGCGGCTGTAATCAGCGGGCCATCGGCCAGCACGGCCGCCCGTTCAATGACGTTTTGTAACTCGCGCACATTCCCCGGCCAGGCATACCCGCACAACAACTCCGTGGCTGTGGGGTCCAGATCCGGGGCAACGCCCGGAGCTGAGCCCTGCTGCTTCATGAATCGCCGGAGAAATTCACGCGCGAGCATTGGAATATCACCCTCCCTCCTCCGCAACGGCGGCAAGACGATGGGAATGACATTCAAACGGTAATACAGGTCCTCGCGGAACTCTCCGCGTCGGCATGCCGCTTCAAGATCCTGGTTCGACGCCGCGATCACCCGCACATCGACATCCAAAAATCGGATGCCGCCGACCCGCCGCATCTGCCGCTCCTGCAACACCCGCAACAATCGCGACTGTAAGGTCTGGCTCATCCCGCTGACCTCGTCCAGAAACACCGTCCCGCCCGCCGCCACTTCGAACAATCCCGGCTTCGAGACATGTGCGCCGGTAAAGGCGCCCTTCTCATGGCCGAACAGTTCCGATTCCAGGAGCGTATCGGGCAACGAGACGCAGTCCACCGGGATGAAGGGTCGGTCTGCCCGCAAACTGGCGTCGTGGATCGCGCGCGCAACAAGTTCTTTGCCTGTTCCACTTTCCCCATAAACAAGCACATTGGAATGGGTGGGCGCGACCTTGTCGATCAAACTGAACACCGACTCCATCGCAGGGCTTTCCCCGATGACTCGCGACAGGCCCGTCCGCTTTCCGGTGCGGCTCTGATCACGCAAGGCCGCCACTTCACCCGCTCCCGCTGCCGTCGGAACTCCCCCCCCATCCTCGCCGAATGCACGCCGGGCCACTTGCAGGAGGTCGGTACTCGTAAACGGCTTGGTGATGTAATCAAACGCGCCATACCGCATGGAGGTGACTGCCGTCTGCACCGTGGCATGCGCCGTCAACAGCACGACCTGTACCGACGGATCAAAGCGTTTGGCCGCAGCCAACACTTCAATCCCGTCGAGATCGGGCATGCGCAAATCCGTGAGAATCAGCCCGGGCCGCTCGCGCTGAATCACATCGAGGGCGCGAGTGGAATTACACTCGGTCAGACAATCGTACGGCCCACGACTGAGAATCCGGCGACAATTATCGAGCGCATCCTGCTCGTCATCGACGATCAGGATTTTTCCTGCAATCCCCATGGTACTCCTTCACGCATGCTCTCGCCGAGCCCCACCGCCGGCAAATACACATCGAAGACGGCGCCGACCGTGTCGTTGCGCACCTCGATGCGTCCGCGATGGTCCGAGACAATTCCATAACTCAAGAACAACCCCAAGCCCGTCCCCTGGCCGGCCGGTTTGGTGGTAAAAAAAGGATCGAAGATACGGTCCACGATCGCGGCCGGCACACCCGGTCCGTTATCCGACACGCTGACCCGTACCCACTCGTCCCCATTGAGCTGCATCCAGGCGGTACGCACGGTCACCACCCCGTGATCTCCACAAGCGATCACGGCGTCGATGGCATTATTGAGCACATTCAGCAACACCGTTTCCAACCGGTCGCGGTCTCCCATCACCGGGGGCAACTCCGAAGCCAATTCCGCCTTGATGCGGACGGAGAGCGCCGCCACTCGTTCCCCCGCCATGGCCACGCAGGTACGCGCCACGCAGTTGAGATCCAGCGGCTTCAGCATCGACACAGTCCCTCGGGAGAAGGTCAAAATACTCCGTGTCACGCGGGAGATGCGTTCCGCTTGTGAGCGAATCGTGAGCAGATCGCGGGCGACCTCCGCCGAAATGTTCGACTGGGCGGCGTCGGCCTCCATACATTCAATCCGGTTCAAAATGATGCTCAGCGGATTGTTGATTTCATGCGCGATGCCGCTGGCGACCTTGCCCAGCGTCGCCAGCCGTTCGGACAACTCCAGTTTCCTCATCTGCCGCGTAATTTCCGCCGTTTTCTCCTCCACCCGGTGCGTCAATTCGGCGTTTAAGGATTCCAATTCGGCGCGCGACGCCTGCAACCGGTCGGCCATGCGGTGCACCGCGACGGCCAGCTCCTCAAATTCATCGCCGGTTTTGACATCGAGCGGTCCATCGTAGGTGCCGCGACTGATCGCCTCGACGCCGGTCTTCAGCACCTGAATCGGTCGGGCAATTCTGGTCGCCACATAGCGCCCCATCGCCCAGAGAAGCCCGACCATGACCAGACCGATCGCCGCGAGATTTCTCAGCTGATCGCGGATCGGAGCATAACTCTCCACGGGTTGCTGCCGCACAAAGATGTGCCAGGTGTTATCGGGCAACATCAGGCCGGTGACAGGCGCAAATCCCACCACCGTGTCTGTCCCGCCATGGCCGTCGTCATCCGCAATCCCCCATCCGGGCCCGGCTGACACGATCATGGTCATCAGTTGCCCGGGAATGCGATGCGCTTGACGGGGAAGAATGGGGCAGACGAGCGGCTCCCCTGCCGCATTGAACAGCATGGCATGACCGGTCTGCCCGATGCGGATCTGATTGATCATGCCGAAGAGGGTATCGAAACGGTAAGAGGCTTTGACGGCACCGATCACGGTGTGATGCCGGTCATCGAGGATGGGAACGGCGATATCAAACGTTTCTTCCGGCGTTCGAAATGAGCCCACTTGCGCGGGCATCATTCCGCTCAGGTAGACATGGTCGATGCCTCCCGCACGCACCGCTTCCCACCAGGGCTCCCCGCTGAATGAGTAATGATCGGGCTCTGAACTCGAAGCAACCAGCGCTCCGTATTGGTCGACAATCAGCAACCCGACGAGTTTGTCGCCGCTTCTGACTTTGGTATCGAGAAGAAACCGCGAGAGATCTCGATGGAGGAGTTGCGCGGCGGCTCCCTTCCCCTTCTCCCAGACCTGCGTACGGGTCTGGATGATGCGCTGGGTGTCTGCAGGGTCTTGCGGATAGGAGGCGTTGGCCGCCTCAACTGGCTGGCGGACTCGCAATGGTGCGGACCCCAACAGCCGAACGGCCTGGATCTCGCTTTGCACCAGCATCGTCACCCGGTCAGCGGCCTGGATCGCCACGGCTTGCAGGTTGCCGCCGATGACGTCACGCAGCGACTGCATGCCGGACATGTAGGCGAGGACCAGCCCGATCAACAACGGAATACAACCCACCAACACGATGGCGAGTACAATACGGCCCTTGATGGTACGAATCGTCATCCCCACCCCAGAGGAGACATTCTAAACAACCGGCGGAAGAAAACGCCACCGTACCGTCAGCCGGCCGACGATCAAGACAGGCGAGAAACCTCCTTTGGTTCGCCCGCTGAATGGGCCGTGAACAACGACTGATCCCGAGCGAGCATCGCCGCGCGCGACCGGCGAACCCGGGCACGATGAAGCAGCCATAAGGCGCCGCCCGACAGGCTCATCAGGAAAATGGGCACACCCGGAATGTTGAGCAAGGTCTTCTCAAACCCGAAGAAGTTCAGCTGGTGCAGTTGCATCACGGCAAAATGCACCCGCCGCCATCGACCTTCGTCCTCGAGGATCTCCCCCGTCTGCCGGTCCAGAACGATCTCCGTGGCATCCGCATCGTCGAAGCGTACCCGCACTGCATCCTGAGCCCGTTTCTTCTTGCGGGGCGTGTACCGCTCAAGTTCCACACCCGTCACCGTTGCCGGCGTCCGCACATACTGCTGCGCAATCACCGGCGCCAGGTCCGGTGAAATCGGCGAGAGACGCTCGCCGGTCTTGGCATCGAACAAGAGCGTGGTGGACACCCCATCAACCCGCAATTTGAGTTCATAGAACAGGCGGCCGAAATCCGACCGCAGCAGCACCTGTTCAACCAATGCCCGCCCGCCCACGGCCTCCTTGGCCAGGACGATCGCTCGATCCACCGGCAGCGTAGCCGTTTCCAGCGACGGGCCAGGCAGCGGCCGAACCTTCTCCTTATAATGGTCATCCCAATAGAGAAATTTCGCATCCGCCCACAACAGGCCGGTGACGACGGAGAGCAAGAGAAAGCCCAACGCCCCCATGCCAAGCCAACGATGGGCCAGTCTCATGATCCGTTCAGATGCACCGCGACTCATGTTATTGCTCCGCGGGGCGCTCGGCCCGCACCTGCAGCGCCAAGGTGCTGCGATGGCGTAATGCCTCATAGGTCGTCCCCTCGAACTCCCCTGGTGTCTTTTCGACATGAATCATCTCCAGCACATATCGACCGGGCCAGAGCGGCGTGAAGGACACGATGCCATCGGCATCCGTTTTGAGCTCCTTGTCCCAACCATTCGGCGCATGTACCAACACTTGCGTCCCCGGGAGACGTTGGCCATTAAAGAGCGCCTTCACCACGATCTCGCCGCCGGGCCCTGGGGTCACGCGGCCGGAGGCAAGATTCAGCCCTGTCGTCAGCGGGATCAGGTCCAGCGCCAGTGGTGTCGAGTGATCCCGTTCGTGCTCATTGACCCGGCCCTCTTCCAGACAGACGAAATAGGTCCTGGCGTAGAACATCGGCTTGACGATGCCCAGGTCATGCTTGCGCAGATCCTGCACCGGCGCTTTCGCCTGTTCCACCACCACCGCGTTCCGCCCTGGCACACAGGATGAGAGGGCACCCGCAAAGTGGTTGATCTGCTTCGTCAGCTGGACGTCGGTCTTCCCGCGCTTCGGATCTTGCACGCGCAGTGTGACGCCATCGATCGAATCGAGCCGCCCCCCACGCTCTTCCCGTAAGAATTCGGCATATTCACCGAAGTACACCTTCACTGGCTGTCCCTGTTCAGCG encodes the following:
- a CDS encoding DsbA family protein, with the translated sequence MKPGTDRVVVLAVFFFASWWSLVPVNAWPAEPITDPLTGPMLEQFIERYIRTHPEVIEQSLQALENKRAAEEQQRQKAAIATHQQELLNDPNSPISGNRTGDITVVEFFDYRCGYCKRAASALTELQQRDAGIRVVYKDFPILGETSELAAKAALASHLQGKHQAFHEALLATKEDLTKDHVFRIAKSTGLDIERLDRDLNRPEWQTVIDRNRSLAKTLGISGTPAFIVGTELVPGAMDLKMLENLVAQVRGR
- a CDS encoding multicopper oxidase domain-containing protein, with amino-acid sequence MRSVRSGPKKVSQRRAQAAWKLLLGVMLPSVCAGAFQVASAAAPELHAAAHNQPAWAEQLKGQTIVEDAQEGHVERTAMMERQHQRIMDKINEQLVHDAEVQRTGGQYNNVNMLHQYGAGNQDLLLMSNSGAEPVSSMGGKCPASAPVRSYDVSAINVEITLNMWLDFYPGYMYTLTENIEKVRAEETKNKEARDKEGYDPGGVTNGLQNQFIQPLVLRGNQGDCVKLTLRNQLEGDEEVSLNIHGSSMVMSATGQPATTTNPDSIAAKGKAVEMEWYIPPTQQEGSRQFHSYSNDRELTVMGLFGSFVIEPKGSEYLEPLGTGDPQPTKSGWQAIIKNGSGPDFREFVLFYHEVGDEAFRPLNKKGDFIPQRDPLTDVYRPVARALNYRSEPFGVDNMQTQHEYFGFEDESMAYSAYTFGDPATTIPRSYLGDPAKFRLVHGGSEVFHSHHPHGGSIRWPRSPRAIDEMPLWHAAKNGPVKYPVIRTKSDRVDVEVIGPSETMDLETECGSGLCQQLAGDFLFHCHVAHHYIAGMWGYWRVYNTIQQGANHNDVMPDLLELPDRKGRIKVGVTSDELIGKTVDWFGKQFKIIEKGKTDWKADPAIVTIKDWVDMQFPPQGLPGHKKDERDQTRSYDASVLNWSWQGTRAMTEPENTVPNPRYQSAHPGERLPIVFEPLTGKVSWPHLKPHFGRRVPFSKSHNPSPWLEMIHLDEDGQPSSYPAKPGENGRWSLCPENAGSKKYNVHFIHTPMMLADKQGDTPAIMDEGGLIYVLHEEEAAIRKNNDLKFPLVVRSNIYDCVDWMLTSEWDDDDFGNFHASKVNTHWHFLQFDNQSSDGVITGFSNEQSVRPFTMLEKKTDKGLPLPLNTIFTKAGKKGDRVITLKNAAQYHPGIEILIGADNVGGNEVGRIQSIKGNEITLVRPLKNDHPVKDIVTVEFVRQRFWVDSDVGTVFWHDHALGRITWGHGGFGTMIVEPVGSTYHNPKTGAPIRSGPLADIRTAEPVGYGVNGSFRELLVQLNDSVPHTINIVTAGNPPGQPVEVALEAGKTISFPIPDHIKMTPMPFLNGGTHTTGGSLNFRAEPISGRLKANPDPSKLFSSTVHGDPYTPMVRAYLGDTVVFRLLQTMTNESMVWTLSGHTYLTERYAGDANRKNSIHVGIAERYDLVVPQAGGPRLQAGDYIHFNGRSSKFSEGAWGILRVLDKDVTDLQKLPAGYSGRNEIPQAPAVCPADAPVKNFNVSAIDFPSMKLNPKAPDAIEVDFERTIQMVNPDAKIYVLDEDVATVASGLQPMPLTLRANVGDCLKVKLSNKMKQGRASFSALGLAFDPKDSLGANVGNNPGEQTVAPGESRVYTYYADPFIGETASLVWDWGNVMTNPRNGLYGGIVIGPKGATYRDPKTGADISTKNSWVADVIVDRTIQGYEHRQNYRDVALFFQDEDNIIGTSFMPYVQNTAGLTAVNYRSEPYKFREASGCTLGKVFQPCSVDKPESIATPLIEAHAGDPVRIHVFGASNEQNGMFSVEKHEWPIEPFMRGADQISVVEFSASESLDAFIPAAGGSFRLPGDYVWSNQRLPYAQSGQWGLLKVLPVDDQRILPLSQQAPSIKRAGSEAGDPIVSRASNPIQ
- a CDS encoding sigma-54-dependent transcriptional regulator, yielding MGIAGKILIVDDEQDALDNCRRILSRGPYDCLTECNSTRALDVIQRERPGLILTDLRMPDLDGIEVLAAAKRFDPSVQVVLLTAHATVQTAVTSMRYGAFDYITKPFTSTDLLQVARRAFGEDGGGVPTAAGAGEVAALRDQSRTGKRTGLSRVIGESPAMESVFSLIDKVAPTHSNVLVYGESGTGKELVARAIHDASLRADRPFIPVDCVSLPDTLLESELFGHEKGAFTGAHVSKPGLFEVAAGGTVFLDEVSGMSQTLQSRLLRVLQERQMRRVGGIRFLDVDVRVIAASNQDLEAACRRGEFREDLYYRLNVIPIVLPPLRRREGDIPMLAREFLRRFMKQQGSAPGVAPDLDPTATELLCGYAWPGNVRELQNVIERAAVLADGPLITAAHLPERLRQVVADEAVLGEAGSFKHAKQAAVTTFERSFLIDLLKRHDGHMGRAAREAGVDRKTIERMVKKHGLRERS
- a CDS encoding sensor histidine kinase, with translation MTIRTIKGRIVLAIVLVGCIPLLIGLVLAYMSGMQSLRDVIGGNLQAVAIQAADRVTMLVQSEIQAVRLLGSAPLRVRQPVEAANASYPQDPADTQRIIQTRTQVWEKGKGAAAQLLHRDLSRFLLDTKVRSGDKLVGLLIVDQYGALVASSSEPDHYSFSGEPWWEAVRAGGIDHVYLSGMMPAQVGSFRTPEETFDIAVPILDDRHHTVIGAVKASYRFDTLFGMINQIRIGQTGHAMLFNAAGEPLVCPILPRQAHRIPGQLMTMIVSAGPGWGIADDDGHGGTDTVVGFAPVTGLMLPDNTWHIFVRQQPVESYAPIRDQLRNLAAIGLVMVGLLWAMGRYVATRIARPIQVLKTGVEAISRGTYDGPLDVKTGDEFEELAVAVHRMADRLQASRAELESLNAELTHRVEEKTAEITRQMRKLELSERLATLGKVASGIAHEINNPLSIILNRIECMEADAAQSNISAEVARDLLTIRSQAERISRVTRSILTFSRGTVSMLKPLDLNCVARTCVAMAGERVAALSVRIKAELASELPPVMGDRDRLETVLLNVLNNAIDAVIACGDHGVVTVRTAWMQLNGDEWVRVSVSDNGPGVPAAIVDRIFDPFFTTKPAGQGTGLGLFLSYGIVSDHRGRIEVRNDTVGAVFDVYLPAVGLGESMREGVPWGLQEKS
- a CDS encoding PepSY domain-containing protein, coding for MSRGASERIMRLAHRWLGMGALGFLLLSVVTGLLWADAKFLYWDDHYKEKVRPLPGPSLETATLPVDRAIVLAKEAVGGRALVEQVLLRSDFGRLFYELKLRVDGVSTTLLFDAKTGERLSPISPDLAPVIAQQYVRTPATVTGVELERYTPRKKKRAQDAVRVRFDDADATEIVLDRQTGEILEDEGRWRRVHFAVMQLHQLNFFGFEKTLLNIPGVPIFLMSLSGGALWLLHRARVRRSRAAMLARDQSLFTAHSAGEPKEVSRLS
- a CDS encoding DUF4198 domain-containing protein, yielding MNRNIVNRGLWGILLMAGLLEAIPAEAHFVWVETEATAPAEQGQPVKVYFGEYAEFLREERGGRLDSIDGVTLRVQDPKRGKTDVQLTKQINHFAGALSSCVPGRNAVVVEQAKAPVQDLRKHDLGIVKPMFYARTYFVCLEEGRVNEHERDHSTPLALDLIPLTTGLNLASGRVTPGPGGEIVVKALFNGQRLPGTQVLVHAPNGWDKELKTDADGIVSFTPLWPGRYVLEMIHVEKTPGEFEGTTYEALRHRSTLALQVRAERPAEQ